The Falco rusticolus isolate bFalRus1 chromosome 4, bFalRus1.pri, whole genome shotgun sequence genome includes the window AGCATCTTAGGATTCCTTCAGGGAAAACGCTTTCCTGGCAAGTGTCACAGAGttagttaaaaaattaaagggaaaaaagtatcCTGCTGCTACTGAATGTATTAAGGAGTTTGACTTATATACTGGATATATACCACTCAGAAGATATCCTTATTTTTCAGTACTCTGAGACAAGCTGCTCTCAAGCGGCATACTCATTTTCAGGTCTGTCAAATGGCACAAGTTAGTTCAAATAACACAGCACCTGATCGGATCCCAGAACCGTTAAGTGTGGTTATCTTTGCTGATCTTGTAAGGCAAGTGGGTTTGCCTCCTGTGTGACAGAGCAGGTATTCTCTCACTTGCATGTGACCTAATTAAGAGACTGCCCCTTGGTTAATAGACAAGAGAAATACAGGAAAGCGCTCCCATTTTGAGGCATTCTCAGCTGGCAACATGGAAAGTGCTTCAAgattttcccagaaaaaaagtacTCTAAGAACTAACAAAGCAGCAACAGtttcagaaacacagagagTAAGAGAAGCACGATGACTAGGTTATTGGCTCCCTCACATGATACAGATGAAGCCAAAGCAGTTTGGGGTAATCCCATAAAACCCACAGGGTTTTACTGTTGTAAACTTCTTCAGAGTTTATAGTAAAGTGGCATGAAAACAATGctgtgaaagaaggaaagcagaagaaaaaaagattctgctAATTCTAACTGCTAGTCATCCACAAACTTGTCTGAAGTTGATCAGAGACTTGGTATTCTCTAAGTACGGTGATGAACTACTAGAAAATGTCATCGGTGTATAGATTGAAACATATAGCAAATATCAGAATAGAAAGGGTATGTAGAAAGACCCAACTACGATATGTATGTTAATCAGACTTTGATTTTAATACGAAATTTCAGTTGATTTAGTAAAACATTCTACTGGATCCACTGACAGACCCACATACCACCAAACTTTGCCGATACAGTTCCAGCTACACCTCCTCTTGCAACGCTTAACACAGAAATGGTGATGGGGAGATTTCAGCAAGGGTCTATTACAGCATAACTAGTGTTTTACAGAATTAGTTTACATGTACATATAGTCATAGAAAACgttaaatgtaaataatacaAGACTGGCTCCAAAGCAACTGTATCTGGCTATTTAAGAGACGAAGAAACACTCAGCGCCGCCTTACCTGCCACTGTTTCATGATAAGCTGGGGGTCCTGATGGCTGCATGGGATAAGGGGGAGGATACTGCGTAGGGTACGGTGCTACCGGCATTCCTGGCTGCGGCTGGATAGCCACAGGCTGATATCCTTGATACGGGGCTACTGGGTAGCTGGGTGGCACTCCCTGTTGTTGGGGGTAGGGAGCCTGAACCACTGTCGTGGAAGTGGTGGTCACAACAGctacaaacaagcaaaagaaacacGGTTAGTGCTGGGTGGTTCTAGATCACCTGGGGCAGCCAACAACACTAATGTAAAAAACATTGTCTCTTAAGATCAATTTCTCACTTCAAAATCTGAGTAATTTCCTTTTGAAGCTCCACAAAAGATTTAGAACTAAATGTATGCCTCTAAATACCCTTCCACTGATCTCAGTAGTAACGTGAGCCTTCATGTACTGGGACAGCAGCCAACTTATCTCCTTGTTCTTCAACACAAAgagcaaagaatttttttctctgactcCTCAAAACCCAGGAACTCAACCCTGCAGCCAAGTCACCTATCATTTAGTGTAAGACTGGAAaaactgcatatttttaaatgttacttgctttttaaagattaaGGTGATAAAGATCTCCTTTCTTAGGCAAGGAGCTTCCTACCACGACTGCCCAAATGAGTCTCCTTTTGTACATTGTCTATACACTAATACATACATGTGTTAGTACATCTTTCTTCAAAtaagtcagaaaagaaaaatccacattATGTCATTCATTTTCGTAGGAGCTGATGGTGGATCATTGGTTCGATCTCTTATAGAAATAAGGGAGCACTAACACTTTCTAATGAACTGCAGTAATTTCTTTGAGATCTTCTTCCACTTTATGCTACAATTCTAGACTTCGCTCAAGATTGCACTGTTGCAGTCCTGGGCCTTTGGCGTATTTTTCAGGTATATGTTTAAGAGactaagaaaaatttaaaatttaatccTATTCCCTGCTTAcctcaaagaagaaaacacacccCTCAAACTCCCCACAttggggtggggaaagggaaCTTCTAAATGCTtagaaaatattccaaaatatcGCTCTGCAACTTCACATCCTGAACCAGcttaaatgcttatttttaatgttaaggTATTTCAACTTCTGCAGCAGAGAGGTAAGGCAAGGTTATTTTCACCTTTCATAGGAACACAAtcttctgggggggggggggggaagggcagagggggaaggtCTCATTcaaagacatgaaaaagaaaataaatatacaggTACTTACGCCGTGGTTTTCGACATGCTTTATACAAACAGCAACACGAACAGGTGAGGCACAGAATAATAGTAACTACAATCACTCCACAAACAGCAACTCCAATCGCAATAAGGGTTCCAAAACTGCAAGAAAGATACCACCAGAAGTAGTAAGAGTCTTTCACACAAATTTATTCCTCTTCCATCTTTGTAGCAAACACATTGCTACACAAGTTTGATAACTGAATTTTCCAAGCAGTACTTGACTGCTCTGAACACGCAGACAGGCAAGCCAAAACGAGGGACCCCAGACTTTGGGGGTGACAGCAAGTTCTTCGCACACTCGTAAGGCCTCCCAGGCCCCATCCTGCGGCAACCTCTGTACTGAGCACACCTCTCCATGCTGCAGATTCTTGGCAGGTTCCTCGGCATTTGTGAACAGTTGTTTCAGAAGCCACGTTTTGCACGGTTTGGAAGACTTGAAATTCTGACAACTTCACTGCAACAGCAAGTATGTTATGCTACATTGTGGGAGACAGAAACACTGCCCGAACCACCAAAACCTAGTACAGGAAAGCCAAAAATTACACCAGCTTTAACCTCTGTAACCTCTGTGATGAGCAACAAATGATGGAGGCAGACGTAAAGCTTCCAAAGCTGATGGGTTTTAAGTTCTGTTTAccacaaagggaagaaaaagtatcACTGTAAAGCATTACACACCAAGTGACAATTGCCTTTTTAGTGTTAATTCACATGATCTGTTTCCTACTGTCTTGAAATCACTAAAGCACTTGTTCCATAGAAGCCAGTCTccagcaattttatttcttaaaaaaatgcaccatGCATCAGTTTGGGGAACAATTAGAGGAAGTCAGTTTTAATGAACAAGAAGCTCTAAAATAACAAGTGGAGAGCTGGTTTTATATCCATCCTGTTTTTGCTTCTTCCTAGAGATCTTGGCTACAGAACTCCCTAGTTTTTTCCTGCTCAGTTTCCTGTTAACAGCTCTAAACAAAGTGACACATCTCTAGAACCTCCAGCACTTTTTGCTTGGCTACCAAACAGCCATCgaatatgaaaatgtttttgagtATCAACCACACAGGAAGGTTAAATCACTAAGAAAATGTAAAGTGCTCTATCCCTAGTCCAAATTTGGAAGGCTTCACCTCAGTCTTCTAGAGCAACTTAAGCCTCAGTGAGGTGGCACTGAAGCACTGATAAATGAAACAGGTTcaatttgaaatgcattttttccccttaagagAGTTTCCATcagttttattctgcttctgCAACAGCTAGAAGAAAAAGCCTGGATCAAATCTCTTTCAGGAATCTGAGCAACGATTTTATCTAACTGCATTTAAGTTGTGCGCTGATTTTGTGAAGTATTAAGCGTAACGCTACAGATTTACTCCTCAAGTACTAACTCTAATATTGTGGATTGCCTATAGTGACTGCACCTAAGCATTTTCATGTAAAACAGGAAGCAGGAacagctgcagccccctgaAGTCACAGAAACCATGTCAGAAACACTGCCAGGGCGGCAAAATGCTGACTGCAACACAGCTGCAAAACTTGAAGACACATGAATGCTTTGTTACGTTTATTTGCACCTTAAGGTAACATTTTTCATATGCTGACTTGCCCGTGTAAAGGCATTCCTAAGCATGCTGCTTTTAAGCGCTTCCTCCATCCTCACAagcattaatttcatttcagcacaGTAAGTTCACAGCCTGCTCATCTCCATCcaaaaatcccatttctttCAAGCCTGGTATAAAAAGGAAGACACAAATGCAATTTCAAGTGGGTGGAGGTAAAACATGCACAATGACGCCACATCCTGAAACACAGGCTGCCTCCTGTCCGCGAGGCCAACAACAAACATAAATCAGATTACTTTGAAAACACAGGCTGAATACATGCGTATGCAGAAATGGATTAGATTTAAGACTGACCTATGGAATTTAGATGAATTATACAGGGTGCTTACTAAGTGCTCATTACATAAATTCATATATacactggagaagaaaaagataattgtGCACAGTGGATACATACACCAGACTTCGCCACCTTGATTGCAATGTTCACGAGAAACAGCATGAATGCCTGTGACCAACTATGGACACCTGACAACAAACCTTAACTACAATTACTGCTACTTGTGGAGTGCCAATAGCATTTTCCTTGCTCTTGTTAACTTCCCTAGTGAGAGagctttttttcatgcagaaatgGGAACATTTCCACTGCAGTCAATCATTACCAAGCAATATTAGCAAAGACAACAAAGAGAAGAGTCTTCTAGGTTCTTCCTTGGGCTTTTTCCCCAgtaaagaatgggaaaaaaacccaccaacccaACGACATTTTTGCTAGTGAACTATGGTAAGACATTCTTGTGTCAAGAAAAGAGATTAGGCCTGACAGACAACTAAAATTCTTCACTTCCACAGTGAACCTCCTTAGCAAAAGCTAGGGGGTGCGGGGGAAAGTCAAAGAAACCtaggaaatggagaaaacagaCAAAGTGGAGAAACATCTACTCATAAACAAACCTGCACAGCAGGAAACTGGCAGAGAGCCCTTATCTTTCACGACCAAATTCAGTTCTGATACgacaagagagaaaacagcacaagcCCATCTGCAGCCAAGCTGGCCACCAACAGATAAAACATTGGTCAGATTGAAGCATGGGCtgcatttgcttatttttgatAGGAGTTTTCTGCTCACTGAAGCATGTATCTCATTGCATAGTTACTACCTCTAATGAGGAAAGCgacaaaagcaaagctcaggggaaaaaccccaccataTCCTTATTTTCACCAAGTTGTCAGAGACACCCTGcacattttcagcatttgtcTGCGTGTTTGCTAAAATGACACAACCACAGCATGATGACATTTTGCATACATGTTTTAAAGAGCTAAATACACATATTTAAAGTACAGGTGTGCCAGGTATACCCACTTTAAGGTGAGGTTCTCTGCGTGTGTAAACACTGTGATTCAGTTCTACctgctgaaatactgtgtgATTACTACAGACCAAAATTACAAGCCTTAAGAGTCCAGTAACTGAAATAACAGACATGAGTTAGTTCTTCCTGGAGATTTCTAAGGAGTGTACGCAACCGGATTACTGTAGGCATTTTTATCACCTACTTCACAGCAGAAGGATAACTTTCCTGCCAGTGCTTGGGCTCACGCAGACTAGTGTCTTGAAACAGCAGAAGTAGCGTgacatttacagaaaacaaaccagtgcTACGAACTTACAACTTGCAGCATCAACACCAGCTTTCAGTACTGGagctcttaaaaaatattttttttcctaactatTGTTATTGATAATCAAAACTAGCAATACTCTTTTGGAATATCTGAATGCTCAAGCACTACCTTACTATCATGATAATGCCTGTCCTTTCACTGCCCAAGGAGTACTGCCCTGAGCAGTTTTGAACGTGCAGTAATATCCCACTAGTACAACTACTGAAAAAACTGCAGGAAGTCTACCATGAACAGATGTTACTCAAACAAGGCTGGAATGGTGCTCAGCATACTTTGTGAACCATCTAAGCTTCAGGAGACAAAATATTCCAGATACCATATAAAGACGCTCTTGCAGTGCGTTAACTCCAGAAAACTTATACCCCAACTATTGCTTCATTTAATTGCTTTCACTTGATCAGTTTGTCTAAAAAGACTCTGAaaggatttggaaaaaaatatattcacattAAATAGCAATGTAATTACCAACTGTTAGCATTATACATAAATGAAAGACCAGAATAGGGTTTGTAACTTAAGATTCTTCCCCTGAATGGTTaaccaagggggaaaaaaaaacccaaaaaaaccaccaaacaccAAAACTCAAGCCAAAAAACACACCTTACCCCCCGCATTCTGTAAACAAACTTCAGAGGGCAGAGATCAGGGTGGCCACTGCACCAGACCAGAATGCTCTGCTGGCATCACAGTTTCAACACTGGTTTCCAGATTCCCACATTACATATACCATAGTCTTTAAATAAAGCACACACTGTTATAAACAGCTTGAGCTCATTCACTGCcatttcctgcttctttctcttcacaTAAAAGCTAAACTCTGCCAgtaatttaatagaaaacaaagtCAAACCTAACAGCAGTTTTACTGCAGGAACAATGATCTGCAACTTCTCATAAAATCCATGGGGAAAGTATGAAGAGACAACTCCCTGCACTACCCTACCACcacctctctccttccttgccctATTCCACTTCTACCCTAATTCTCTCTCCTTTGGAAAGCCCTAAATTGTATGTGTAACGAGCATACCTTAGCAGACTCACCTTTAAAGCCGTCTAATTATTCAAAATACGTACCAGTTCACATAAAGGGAGCTAGGCGATTAGTGCCTGTTTTACCCCTTTTGGTACTGAATGAGACACAATGGACACACTAAAATGTGAGAATCAAAACAGGGATCTAAACAGTACTATTTGTAGAATTTAATTCTCAAGGCAGTTGTTTATATCTGAGATCTCCAACTTAAAACACcatcaagtggaaaaaaagaaagtaaaatgctTTGAGTGTATTCAAGGCCTTTTAAAATATCCAAGTTTCAGTTCCAGCAACATGTTTTTAAACCTCCATAATACTTTGAATCACTTAAGTTGGCAACATTTCATAACCCAGGCTGTAAAGAAAGTTTTTACATATCCATGCATTTATGGCAATGGGACACACTGCAAAAAtcttgtctttaaaattaaaaaacatccAAATGAACCACAACGAGACCACCTAGTTCTGCAAAATTAGTTTAAGCAGCCTATTTATTTCGCAAGTTTTAATCTATTCCAAGATTTGTTCCATGATTCAAGAAATATGTTGGCAGGGtccttttcaaaagcacagctgcttttaaaaacaagcatttaCAAATACTGAGTTATGGTTGTAACACAGGGTGGTCTGGAAAATCTTAAGATAATTTAGGTTGTTCCTAAAAGTCTAAATAAATTGAGTATACACATATTCTCTACTACTCCAGAGTTCCCAGAAACATGACAGAATGGTAAATGTTCAGACTTGCCCTGACTCGGGTACAGAGCATGACCAAACAAGCCACCAGACTGAGATGCTTTCTGAAGTCCAACACTGTAGTCACAGCCATACAGTGCCGCATACTGCCTCTAAAGCGTAgtaggaaaataaaggaaaaacttttctttttttaaagaaaaaggaacatgaCTTCCCAAAAGTCTTTCAGAGGTATAGTTTTTTACAACATTACCAACAACATGCTTCCTCAGTTTGATGCTTTAGCACAAAGATTCAAACCACGAGAACCACTTTGCCAGCGACTCAAAAACCCCTCCATTTACTATTACACAGAAAGCAAACTCCTGCGAGGTTAATGCTCACAGGAAAACATCAGGATGACTTTAACACTTGATAGACTGACTATTTTAGCACAGCTGGGTTTCGGACCACAGGAGCTTCAGCACATGGGGATAATCAAAACATACACCATAGAGTAAAGCCTCACAGTCCAGGTGCAATCAGGCTAATTGCTGGTGCCAgccacagcctgctccagccatCTCACCCAGCGCCCACCTCTCTGACACAAGATCTCTACAAGTGTCTGAGCAAGGACCCAGTGACTCCTGTGGTGCCCAACAGGCAGCTTAAATAGCACAGTTTCAAAGTTATGAAATGTTGATAGTTTCATCACACCGGCAGGTTTGAGTAACGTCTAAGTGATTTTCTAAGCTACACAATACAGCAAGGTGTGGACCAGAACTGATGTCTGCGTTGATCTTTCAGACAAAAAGCTAACTCAAGTTAACAGTTGAGTGTCTTTCACAAGGGTCTTGCCCGCATACAGTTCCTTAAAGTGATGAAAATGGTTTCATCTCATTTTGGCTAACCCGCCAGTGCAGTAGCAGCTCAAGTCATCACTAACCGTAAACTGCTAAACTGCTCTAGAGCATGAACACCGATGAACTGCCACTGAAACCCACAAACTTATTCACAGATTTCCACAGTTCTTTCTGGGTACTCATAAGGAGGGAAGTCCACTGCAGGAACCCCCTGACACAATCTCCGATACACCTCTGCTAACCTGCTGTCTGGGCAACCCCGACCTGCACCCGCCCAGAGCCAGCTAagcccaccccagcaccctcaGCATCAGCCGAGCCAGCTCGGGCTTACTGAAGCAACAGCGATGCCATCAAAAGTCAAGGAGCCCTGCAACTGCAAAAGCATTCTAGAAAATAAGAATGCAAGAGTCTTTTGAGAAGTTTGCTAAATACATACTAAATGGGTCCTCCTTTTCCTATTTGTTCAAATAAGAAGCTGATGTGGGTTACTTTGAGCCCAAAATAATAAACTCTACTTTCATACACAAAGACCTACTAGAAGTAAACCTAATTACTACTTTTTTGAAAGACACTAAGttatcaatttatttttttccctagtaaCACGTAACAGGTTTAGCACAAGTTCTTAAACAGCCCGTATGAAAAAGTAGCAGGGAGGGAACTTCCTGCAGTTTGTGGTTTTACTCAGACATCCGATGCCCAGATCCAACAGGTTATTATGGAACATGCATATAAGCATCTCTTGGTCTATAAACAGTTCACTTGTAAATAGATGTATTTAGTACATAAATCCCTTCGTAACACAtactaaaaatacaattttccagGAAAGCTTCCCAGGAAATCTACTATTGTACACTTTGTGGGCTACTATTATACACTTTGTATAGCTGAGAATAATTTCTGTAAGTAACTGGTACCTTAATAATACACACATAACAAAGGGAAAAGTCAGAGCTGCATTCAGAGGGACTAAAGTCTTTCATCAACAGTACAAGAATTAACACTGCAGCTTCATGCAGGTCACAAGACAATTTCAGACAAGTCTACTGGACCCTCAGGATAAAACCACAATAAGACATTTGCTTCTACAgacaataaatttaaaattcgCTTTTactggcaaaaaagaaaatatagatACATTACAGATATTTACGGCAAAGTGATTCAGTTCCTGTCCTACTACCATTAGGATCCCAGTTCAATGATACAGGATGTAACCTCCTACCCTAATTAAAATTTAGGACTAACATAAAGGCAATGGGAGGaattcttctgaaattattaaCTGAATTAATAGaacaaatttaataaaaaaaaaattaagtaccACAGAAAGTTTTCCCCACGTAAACAAGTGCAATACTATGAGTTTGCCACTGCCACAATACCATACTAATTCTGGAAAGCAGATTTAAGCAACTAACTAGAAACTAGCTAGGATAAAGAGttataaagttttaaataaattttttttaatttttttttttttctggcaaattGCATCACAGTCTGTGACTTCCCAAAGACACTGAAACTGCAGTCCAAGGAAGTTTAGACTAGGTTACACCCACCAGCTTTTCTTACAATATAACCCAGCTGTTATGagaaacacacttttttctttatccacATTACTTGTATGTCATCACACATATAAAAGTTAGAAACACAATGTTCAGGCAGGAACAAAGTTTAAATTAGGTAAATTAATTACCCTATACTACTGTGAACTGACATGCCGCCTcagcctccctcccttcctgcagAAGTATTACTCATGCAGCACAACGTGGATCAGCAAGGAAAATCTAACACTGCACAAATAAGAACAGACCTCTTCAGCGGAGGTCACATCTGGCCAACCACTACTTCTCCTTTTAAATGGTATTCATCATTAATGAGacctccattaaaaaaaaaaaaaaaaagcacaaaagttACTTTCATGACTAGTGCCTTCCACAACACAAAAAAGATAAGAGGTTTTTAAGTTTACTTCTCAGTGGAATTGAGAATCAGAGATCATGCTAGTCAACAGAGAGGAATAtcccattaaaaattaaactaatttgtTGACTTCACAGAAGACCTTAcaactgcagttttaaaaggCTAAGCAATTTAAGgactttctcctcctcctctaacAACACATCTGTTCTTCTCCTCCCATAATACATCTACCAATCTATCACAAATACATTTGGCTACACCTTAGGCTATGGCTATTTTACAGAAGTATAAGAAATGGCAGTTCAGAGCTACCTTTGGAGTGCACATGCTCAAACTTTCACAGATCCTACCTAAATAACAATCGCGGTCTTTTAACCATGTTTTCAAGGAGGGATTCTCTGTTTCTTGGGTTACAGGACCCTTCTCTGAGGGTTaccctgcctgtggctgcttTGACAAGCTCTGGAGAGAGTCAACCTGTATGTTAAAAATGTACTGTTTCCAGAGTTACACTGTGTAGAGGCACAGCAAAGCCCCAGAGTTAGGAGAGGAAACACTCTACCCTCCTAAGTACGCAGAGTCAATGGAGTACACACccacagaaaaattaactaCTGAACATAATCCAAGCGATTAATCTTACCGTGTCTTTGCATGTTTAGGCCTGattgtcttgggttttttttgccatgaaACAGCCTTCTGTAGTTAGAAGAGCACGCTAACCCAACCATGCACATCTGTCTCTTGAGCCAGAAGAGCATTTTTCAATCTCTCCTTCCATGTTGGTTTCAGTGTAAATGAACCTGCACGAGCATTAAGCCTACTGCCTGAAGCAGGCAACTAAGAATTCATTAATGGCAACTCAAAACTGCTTTGTCAGCTTTAAGCAGCTTCTTTACTGCTAACACAGtgaacacaaacccaaacactcTTTTTAATGCAAGTTACAAGTTGTATGAGCTTCTATTTAGTTTTCAGGCtagtaaaaagcaaagaaaaaaatgaaatagcttCAAATCCAAATCTCAATTGTTTCTAGACAAGAGGCTTACATTCCTTGCTGAGATTagcctgtgcctggctgcaAGCCTCACAGAACAGGCTCTGTACGCACTTTGACtcttttattacagaaaatagtAAGGACCAGTACTGGAAAAGACAATCTCTGCTTGTTAAAGAGACTGCTTAAAGAAATTTACTTTTCTATAAGTTCTTTTCCAAGGACTAAtcttcataatttattttcttatcattGACAACCTATTGCAGATGCTGGCGCATCCAAACACACCATGAAGTGTAAACTGAAGTCCCTGGTAAtgacaggagaggaggaggagcaggaagatAAATGGAGTACAGTTTGCACCACAGCAATTTTCACCTTGTCTGTGGAGAAAACATAAGCTTGAAAACATCTAAATTGAGAGACAGCAAATTAGGATAATCGTATCTTCCACAGTTAGAAATTTCCTGCCAACTTATGCATGTAGCAGACTATTGCAGATGCTGCATATCAATCAAAGGCAGGCAGAATGACATGGATGTTCCCCGTTTCAGAAAAGGATAACGAGGTCCAAGACAACACATTGATCAGCCCATGACAAAACTTAAATGAGCGTATCCCAGTCTAACAAGGCTGTTCTGTCTCTGCCAGCCAAGGCTTTCCAGGAAGACTGTCATCCCGCCTCCCTCTTCTCATCACGGAAGGAGGAAGAGCCTTTTCTTAAGCATTACTGTATCTGTTACACAATCTGCTGTAACTTCCAAGGCAGAAGTTAATTCAGAGACAGAATCCATCCAATTAACAAAGACAATTTGAAGTTTTATTCCTGTTTAGAAAGACTGATAGCAGCTGCCccaattacattattttcttctgtaactcTGATACAGATGTTCTGAATTGCTCCACCTCCTTAAACACTCAAATATTTCACAATTAGTTGAATGGTGGATGCAAGTCatctaatttccttttccagtaaGGGTCACTATTGGAAAATTGGCATACCAAGGCTAAATAACCATGTAACCGGTGCAAATTATGACAACTGCTGTTCCAGTGaatctgtgctgtgctttttgtGCAGTTTCTTAAAGCAATAGTATTGTGTACTGCAGAATGGAAGGGGAAGAACAACTAAATTAACCTTACTACTCATGATCAATCTTTGAACCCAGAACAGGGGAAAATTCAGTAATCAAATTAAGAGGGGAAAAGATAAAGTGAAACACCTTCCAGTAGTAAATCCTTGCCACAATGCATTCACTAGCAGCAGAAATTGCATATGGTCATCTTGCAAGCAAGGAAAAATGGTAGCAAAATTTAACATGTTCAGTGGTACGAAACCTATACCAATGCTCTGATTTAAAAGCTCCGAATGATCTTTAAGGATTGATCAACAATGGAAAACGACTGAATCCGAGTTAATGCTGACCTTTATACTTTTCCAAAAATGCTtacatttgtttccaaatgcAGTGCTCTGGGAAGCAAAAAAGACACTCTAAAGCAATGTAATTTATTCTTTGAAACATCCAAAAGAAGATTACAGGATATGAACTGCCTGCACTGTGAACTATGCTTAATAGGGTTGCCCAAAGTGCCCTGCACATCTGCCACAACAGCACCCGATACTCaatattaaataatgaaagata containing:
- the SHISA5 gene encoding protein shisa-5 isoform X4, encoding MVERSRYCMHQWHHIIWWIKFFTDMCREVLGEDCQAYIDHRGKAHPAKSCPNFCCGDCVHQYCCSNAFLKFDEEQQFQCYLLDGSFGTLIAIGVAVCGVIVVTIILCLTCSCCCLYKACRKPRPVVTTTSTTVVQAPYPQQQGVPPSYPVAPYQGYQPVAIQPQPGMPVAPYPTQYPPPYPMQPSGPPAYHETVAAGAGAPYPISQPPYNPAYVDPQKPTY